Proteins from a genomic interval of Salinivibrio kushneri:
- a CDS encoding TetR/AcrR family transcriptional regulator, translated as MDKRTQIFAATEQLIATVGLDKVSMQQVAIQAQVATGTIYRYFKDKDDLLRQLSSHLMMQCATHIQQGVKDEPTLKRQFERLWRNTWTMMLQRDHLLLSRDQFDALPRDDQSHTQQEREAFSDLYLVFQEGKQQGVLKPLDDEVLITLGLEPAFCLARKQVRGVITLDSHAIADAIHACWDAISLH; from the coding sequence ATGGACAAACGTACACAAATCTTTGCCGCGACCGAGCAATTAATCGCGACGGTTGGGCTCGACAAAGTCTCAATGCAACAAGTGGCGATACAAGCACAGGTCGCAACAGGGACCATTTATCGCTATTTCAAAGATAAGGATGACTTGCTTCGCCAACTGTCTTCGCACCTGATGATGCAATGTGCAACCCATATCCAGCAAGGGGTCAAGGATGAACCGACACTCAAACGTCAGTTTGAACGCTTGTGGCGCAATACGTGGACCATGATGCTACAACGCGATCATCTTTTATTGTCTCGTGACCAGTTTGATGCCCTGCCACGCGATGATCAGTCTCATACTCAGCAAGAGCGAGAAGCCTTCTCCGATCTTTATCTGGTCTTTCAAGAAGGTAAGCAACAAGGCGTGCTCAAGCCCCTCGATGATGAGGTGTTAATCACCTTGGGACTCGAACCCGCTTTTTGTTTAGCTCGCAAACAGGTTCGGGGTGTTATAACCCTGGACAGTCATGCTATCGCAGATGCGATCCACGCTTGCTGGGATGCAATTTCTCTTCACTAA
- a CDS encoding efflux RND transporter periplasmic adaptor subunit produces the protein MKKWFFFMVILALLLFGSVIGFNLFKQQKVAEYMANMPEPTHPVTAVTVEAEPWTPTLDAIGFIEPNQGITLTTQIAGVVDVINFESGQTVERGQNLVELDSSVEKANLASTQARLPAAEAKFKRYQGLFAKGSISKEALDEAEANYRSLQADINALKATIARRNIQAPFDGVIGLRDVFLGEYLQPGTDIARLEDTSVMKLRFTVPQTDISKIRLSQPLRITVDAYPEKEFIGSISAIEPAVNSQSGLIKVEANIPNNDGQLRSGMFARADIVLPTIEEQIVIDQTAINFNLYGESVYVIREEEGEKRAYQQVLKVGERRGHQARVIEGLQPGDQVVTSGQVRLSNGSKVKIVENDALTPPEQLPQL, from the coding sequence ATGAAAAAATGGTTTTTCTTTATGGTTATCCTCGCGCTGCTGCTGTTTGGCAGTGTGATTGGCTTTAACCTGTTCAAGCAGCAAAAAGTTGCAGAGTATATGGCAAACATGCCAGAGCCCACCCACCCAGTCACCGCGGTGACGGTTGAGGCTGAGCCTTGGACACCAACGCTTGACGCCATTGGGTTTATTGAGCCTAACCAAGGGATCACCTTAACCACCCAAATTGCCGGTGTCGTCGATGTGATTAATTTTGAGTCTGGCCAAACCGTTGAGCGTGGACAAAACCTGGTCGAGCTCGACTCGAGTGTTGAAAAAGCCAATTTAGCCAGCACCCAAGCGCGTCTACCAGCGGCGGAAGCCAAGTTTAAACGCTACCAAGGCCTGTTTGCTAAAGGCTCTATCTCTAAAGAAGCGCTGGATGAAGCCGAGGCCAATTATCGCTCGCTACAAGCTGACATCAATGCGCTGAAAGCCACCATTGCCCGTCGTAATATCCAAGCTCCCTTCGATGGTGTGATTGGTTTGCGTGATGTTTTCTTAGGTGAATACTTACAACCCGGTACGGACATTGCTCGCCTCGAGGACACCTCGGTGATGAAGCTGCGCTTTACCGTGCCACAAACGGATATTTCCAAAATCCGTTTAAGCCAGCCGTTACGCATTACTGTCGACGCGTATCCTGAAAAGGAATTTATCGGCTCTATCAGTGCCATTGAGCCTGCAGTCAACAGCCAGAGCGGCCTGATTAAAGTGGAAGCCAATATCCCCAACAACGACGGCCAGTTGCGCTCAGGGATGTTTGCCCGCGCCGATATCGTCTTACCGACCATTGAAGAGCAAATCGTGATTGATCAAACCGCGATTAACTTCAATTTGTACGGAGAAAGCGTCTACGTCATCCGCGAAGAGGAAGGAGAAAAACGCGCTTATCAGCAAGTACTCAAGGTCGGTGAACGTCGTGGCCATCAAGCGCGTGTTATCGAAGGTCTGCAACCTGGCGATCAGGTCGTCACCTCCGGCCAAGTGCGGTTAAGCAATGGTTCCAAAGTGAAAATCGTCGAAAACGACGCTCTCACACCACCAGAACAATTACCTCAATTGTAA